In Argiope bruennichi chromosome X1, qqArgBrue1.1, whole genome shotgun sequence, the genomic stretch gtaattaataaaaaatgaaataataaggaaaaggAGATGACTagcagttgaaaattttaaagatgagtaaattaaaagaagaaaagcgTGAATAAATTAGATATGTTACAAGATGATGTACCATAAATTGGacgaaatcttttataaatatatgcattacaAGTTTGATTGCTGGTAATATTAAAAACgcatttcatttcgaaaaatattttataacataacaaataatttcatgaaactttCGACAGCTAGAATTCAATTAATaatcagtaaattaaattaaataacgcCAGGAAAGCAAGTGGAACTTAAATTACATATTAAGTAAGAGTTAAAtgtcaaaattgaattaattacacattttcgaagaaagaacaaaaaatatatatattattccgtTTCTTTTCTCtagcagaaacaaataaaataaattcattaacgagctttctttctgaaattaatttccgGTCCCAGATAATCGAACGTAATTTTCAGTTTCGCAATTTACTATCGTGATACATATGCAATTTAGAATGTTTGAACTTCAAAAGAtgcaatttgaataaataattcaaagaataattacACTTTGAAGAACATATATACATACGAAAtctgaaatgtttctaaaattttataattttattcttttgaggatatatatacagataatataaatattttacctttctaaaatatatagcgctgaaatctgaaaaaaaatcccACCAAACTTACAAAGAGAAGTTAGAAATAATCTTCAATCATAAACACAAATATACACATTATTGGATAAAAATAGCTTGCATTTTGacaagtacaaatattttttcgtaTTCTAATGCTCGTTAAATGcctaataaatatttggaaatgaacTGAGTAAAAACGtacctaaatttttaaaaaacaatacattattttaacttCTGGCCACATCTTAAATAAGCAGGGAATTATGTGAATTCTTATTAGATTGCACTGAATGCAGTCCattctgaaatttgatttattttggaaactatTGCGTGAGCAGTTTGTCCGGAAAATCGTTGCTTctcttaaaatcataaaaaggTTAGAACCCTCACGAGTTATTTTTGAAGACAGTATTGCTCTTAATTCTAATCTAGACCAAGAGATTATAGAGAGTATAAACTGTTTCAAAACGTTAATTGATCTGAAATTTATGACAAATTCGTATTAAAATCGACAGCGATATTGATATTAAAGATGAATGAGTATTTGCGTGCATAAGTATCAAAGTTTTATATAGAGTAAAAAACTCTTATTCTTCATATTTGTTATGATAGCTAGTGACATTGACAAACTCAAGCTAAGCATCGCAATCAAATCAGGGAATAATatcttctaaaattctttaaataaaaaataccagtaattttaataatttattttttgtttctttttacagaaattatGATCTTGACTACGTGGGTGCGTACCATGAGTTTGTTCCACGACATCAAGTTAAAGAGGCGGAAGATCGACAGCCACTGTAACAGTGACGGTGAAATAAATGCCGATCTAAACACTTCATCTCCAGAGAGCCTGACCACAGACAGTCATGCCAGGGAGACTGAGAATGGGTCGGCTTCAGGCAGTTTAACTTCTCATACCTATCTTTCTGAGGACGGGGTGTCCGTTGCATCCGGATCACCACCTCAACTAGATGTAATGTGTCAAGACATTCCTGTATCACGTAGTGATCGTGACAGCAGTCCATTACATGAAGGGCAATCCCGCAAGCGCAAAGAGCCCACACCTGAAAATGAACACATTGTGAACGGATCTGTGGAGAGTCCACAGCATGAACGAAGAAACAGCGTCTTTGATGGAGGTGGTGAGAGGAACAATGTTCTTAATATGAATGGTCGGGAAGGTTTAGACCTACGACGTAACAGAAGGGACACCGAAGGCAGCAGTACATCCCCACCATCCTTTGATGAGCATAGTTCACCAATGATTAGGATGGTGGGCAACCATTACAAGACACCCTTGGTGATGGGAGATATTCCAGGGGCAGGTCCAGGAAAAACCATGTTGTGGTCAGCACTAAACGGTGACCGGGTTTATCCACGTGATTGCACAAATTCTTCCCCTCCTAATTCTTCAATAGACTCAATTAAGCAAGTGAGCACACCATCTCCAGTAAAACTGTCACCCATTTCAGGAAATAATCTTTCTCACGCATGCTCTCCTCATTCTCCTCTTCAACCGTCAGTTACCATAATATCTCCTCCATCATCAATGTCTGGAACAGGAGTTCCAGCATTTCCAACTCTGTACACCACCTCCAATAAATCTTCTCTATTACGTGCGGTGACTTCTTACAGCCCCAATAATAGCAATAGAAGTGATGTATTAATGCATTTTGCTGCCAGTTCTAGCCGAGCATCTTACAGTGGACGAGATGGAAGCCCAGTGGGATTTACGCGATATTGGCCTTGTAATGGCTTAACCAATGGAGATAGTAAAGCTTCGGCAACCATTGTATCTTCTTCGCCTCCAAGACCTCGAACTGATTCTGAAGCTCTGAATCTAACAACGTGTGGACCAAGTAGTGAAGCTGACACACCTGCTTCATCATCATCTTCAAACGTTGTTGTACCTTATTCAGCCGTGTCAACATTATCAGGCGCAACATCAAGTCTCGTAACATCTGCTACAACTGTAACGTCCGCGACAGCTGTAACTTCCGCAGTGACATCCATAAACAATGTTGGTGAAGACGAAGAAGACGATGATCAGCCTATGGTGTGCATGATATGTGAGGACAAAGCAACCGGTCTGCATTACGGCATCATAACTTGCGAAGGGTAAGTTTATCctgtaaattttagtttaaataattaagcaaatttttgtattaaaaatgtaagataatattCCATGAATGTAAGTAAAAAGTCATCAATTCTCTAAGGTAAAAATTTGCGTTTTAAATCGACAATGGCAGAGACGTTTTCCTTACAGACTTGTTAAACCCTAAGTAGAACTAAAATGTCCATTTTATCCTTCATATCACCATACTAACGTAACTATCGACAACATTTCTCATAAATTTAGAGCTTGCtgttataaatcaaataatcgAAACTAATGTCTAAGTTTTCTAATCTAtgtctgatttttatatttttgagaaagtaATGAAATACTACAAAAAGGCTTTCAcgttaaaatttagaatgaagctttactattataatataaaattgaagcttataaatcaaataaatatgcaGATAAAATAATGCTGTGCTTTAACCATACAGGAAAGCAGTTCTATTACTTATCTTTTTATgatattccataaaatttattgtaatctgTTTTTCGAtggtaaattcatttttaaacgttgatgttatatactttttaaataaggATATATCATGGGAAGAGTCCTAATAACTGAAGAAATACAGTTTACGTTTGATTCATTCTTTGGTCCTCTTGTTCTTTTCTAGTTATAGGTTTCGTAATTTCTGAGGATATCTCGGCTATTcttcattagttttgaaaatctCCTTAGAGAGCacacaagtttctttttttacaagACATGTGATGAATAAGGACGTGACATTGCTCTGGGTTTTTCCAAACTAAAGTATAGCATTTCTAATGAAGTTggcatttcatattttcatgcatATGAATGAAAGTGGTACCTCGACTGTGTTTTGAATGTTTACACGTAAACACTCTCACACAATCGTTTTCGCATTCCTACTTCGCTGGCGTCTTAAGACTGGCCGAAGGCGAACACCAATGACTTAGAAACATTGATTGAGTTCAAGGGAAACATCTCATTGCGGCCTCGTCTCGAATCTTTATCCACATGCGCAAGgcaggagaaaataaaaaagaaaggtgAACAGTAGACTTGTAGCTGTctgaaaatgtaaatgtttatgCCGCCATGAACCACATAAAATTGAAACAGGGTCATTTCTAGATTTAACTGGATTTCATGTAATCCGCTGTATTTTTGCATTCTCTTGTCTATTGCGTAAACATCATctctaatataaattataaatgattacttTTGCTGCAATGATTCTTCGAAAattcagaattgaaatttaatgacattGTTAACGTAGGAACTGAAGCATATTggtgattttctttaaaaatatattaatacgaGAGACCTTctggaaatttgtttaaataaacataaaaacaataagCGATAATCTTCGCTGTTTCAGTGAAGTGGATGgaacatgaataaataatatgacaaaagaataaaatgtacaGTACAGTTTGTTTTCCATGAGATATTGCATAGACATGCAGTCTGTTCTCATCTGTTGTCGCAAAAACCGGCCTTAGCCCATTTTCATTTGATGATATCCGGAAAGAGTGCGTTTTACGTTGACGTTCTAATTGATAAACGAAAATAACCCTTCCGACGTATTTCCCGGTTGGTGAAGTTCGATAGTAAGGGatgatataataaatactttacgCCGATAATTGTTCTTACTGCAATAGATTTCCGGATAAATTGTgctgaataaaaatacattttgcctTTGTGAGAaacttattagatatttttaaaatcattgcatAAGGCATATATTCTTAAAACATTGCATGAAAAATATCTATTAGTTTCTCtcatagaaaaaataatcaatatgtgGCAATTACTTTGGTGGAGCAATACCTAATATCAGAAAACTTAGAATTTATTTgggaattaaatgtttaaaaaattctttcacaaatttaaaattcaataaagtgCGTGAAATAGAACATCAAATACGTTAGAACTTTTGTAGATCAAATTTTCTGTTTGCTAGTGTCCTTTGAGATAGAATGAACGAAcccatgaaaattaaaaattaattaaagttatcttattattaaattcaaagttaAATCTGTTGAATTCAACACTAAAAGTAAAAACTCAAAAAGCTTCTTAGACTTTTAAAAAAGGAGTGGAGAGTAGAAgtttcatgctttaaaaataatcacagAATATATTGTGGAAAAACTGAagaatatgtcttttttttttcgaggaggaggggggggggcatgaATTTCGTGAAAGTCAATtttacaataagtaataagagggATCGGTTTAGTTAGATGctataaattgtttttctctttaaagaaatttcattatacGAAATGTATGAACATTTTAGATTGGAAagattcatttaattagatattgacgagaatcttttttgaaatattcaaaatagctAATGTTCATCTTTTTAAATTGCTTGGCTAAACGTACAACTGAgaatttgtattaattactgCTTAGgaatcaattttatgaaatctagGAGACATTCATATGAATTACGAAATGCattgtgaaatatataaaataattatatagagaTTATCCTATTTCAGATTACCAAGATGGGATAGAAATTGTATAATACTGTTCTGAGTAAAAGGtctaaactaaataattaaatcttttcgtgtcactatatttttataagagtgcaagaattctttttttcctgatttaataaaatgatactgCAAAAAATGcaagaggaaaaataaaagaaaacattctatTGCAAATATCTTATCATCTGACACAATACCAAATGTATATATTTCACTCATTAAATTGTTTTCCATTGATTTATTCACAATAAAGCATAAGAATGGTTATACTTcacagatataataaaaaatttgtgaaagGCAAAAGCACTTCTGttacaaaagttataaaaaaaatatatgatcagAAATAAGATGTATTAAGATAGTATAGGATCAATTTTAGATGTgggaatattgaaatttttaacggTTAAACTGCaacaaatgttattttagtaTACTGATTAACATATTGATCATTAAAGtattggaattaatatttttattaattgatgattaataataaatttgtcgcaagggtttttctttctttctttttttttcattctttgattttttagatgaaatatttccGTCTGGGGAATGAAGGCGTTCGCAgtattcagatttaatttatctTGTTGCTATTAacgttaagaaagaaaataatctctgatttataaaatttaattttctcgtaATGAAAAGCACTTTTGGCGGCAATTTCTAAATGAATGCATGTAATTCAAgcaaatttagttaataaattcatTCCAAGAATTTTTCTTCGTGTTTTCTTTATCTTGCAATATCTATTTGCGTgataaacatacaattttttgaagctttgaaataaataatgaaaccataTTAAAGcttttaactatattatatttaatattattatttatttaattatttcttcaaataaatagtaGAGAAATAACTTCTGACAGGGATGATTTATAGAatcttataaaaagataaaattcctttttccCCCTGAGCGTAGTGTACGATTCTAATTTAAAATCGCAATGCTTACTGACGTTTAGGTAGAAATTTATCTACCTGTTAAAATTCCAAAGTAACTTTTCGTTGCTTCTCTATGACACAAGgacaaatttaattgttttcagaTATGCATTTACAAGGTCATTGAGTGACTGAGCAAATTTGAATGCCAAGTTGAAATTGGGCGTTGAACAGAATTTTCAAAGACAAGGTTGAGTATATTATCATGGacttattgaaaagaattaatggattttttttttttttttagttttaagactgGAATTATTTGCATGAAACTTACGAAGAGATTGGTATTCAAATAGGCATtgaatgaaaagcaatttttacataTCGGAGAGAACACAAAGTTTCAAGGGAAAAAACTGAACGAACAGCAAAatgtaaaatagatataaaaatttaataaatataataaaaaaatataaaatttttattctattttggcACAATATATGACCTTAATCATGTATTTTGTAAGtaaatatggaataattgtttcatataagacataaaaattttacttatgaaCGAATTAAAGATATGTatgctgaatttaaaaaacaaacgaATTTTAACATAACCAGGATGATTTCTTAAAGcagttaaatgaatgatttttagaTCTTTTAGCAGGATAATTCCTATAATAGAAACTCTgtaagtaaatgtaaaaatgcattatagTTTTTGGGAAAGCTATCTGAAAAGCgagttttaattttctgaaatgtctTTACTTCTTAAGTAGAATATTATACTATTTAAACAATAAACACATAATTCCATATACAAACttccaatttttaaacaatataatttaaggTATCTGTTATAAGAAATGCCACCTAACACTACGAatgaaaatcaaatcattttcttatattgaaaatgtattttcatgtAGCCTTGAACTCTGTTCTCTGTAATCTCAAAAGcatattattactaaattttaaaaaatttcaacgaattaagtagagaaaaaaaagaatccacCCAGACTGTTAAAAAGATTGATTCGAAAATCGTTTTCGTTTTAATCAAAGCTGCAAAATTAGTCATTCTTTATCAAGCAGGTGGTTGAAAGCAGATGGTTTTTACCTTGAAGGATGAATAAACATTCATGATGAGAAAATATTGTcaacatttgaaaagaaaatcactgAAAATGCGAATGCACTACAATTTCATCCTTTTGCTTTTCTCTTCCTCAAAGAATATAAATTACCTTCTTGTGTTTATATtctaattgttatatttatttattttgttgatactaatgttgttaatattttattctaattaatggtgatatttatttgtttttcatcttttttgagaaactaaatgagaaaaatattaggtatcattaaattatttttatttataaacagtttttattgtCCTGTCACATTAGCTATTTAATACTtactatttcaattattttgcagTTTCTGTCTTCGAGAGATAATTGTTATCTacttgtattatttatatattttctattgatttaatttttcttcattaaatctACTAAATTCTGCTCCAGTAGCCCTCGTGCAGCTTCAAAGAGAACGTTAATTCAACTAGCCAGCAAATCAATTAGCTCAATGACGGCAAAAATGAGCTTAAGTGCAATATCCTCCAACAAACAGAATTTATGTTTCGGCCTTATGGAGGGCTTTAAGACCACGGATgcttatttatcattttgtttttgtgcatttcgatagaaattattttccattagGTAAAATATTGACCTTGATTCAAATTATGCTGACTACATATAAGATGACcccaaattttggaaataaaactcataatattttttcaatttttgtttttattagagaaatgtaattctatatattttagaagataccTGAGAAATGCATAAAGTAAAGCATTTATTTGAAGACCAAACGAATTATATCTATGATTATTCAGCTGTGACAATCattatttcattctgaatttcaCAGTTCTATCTTTACTCACTCTACGGGTATCTGAAATTCGTACATTTTCTAACGTTCTGACGAAAATTTAAGGAAAGCCTATTTCATTGCACATTCGGTTGTATTCAGAACACCTGTTCGTAATTcctctttataatttattctctCTTATTTTGGTAACCAGagatatttagatttatttgtatagagcatttattcttataatactaataataatataataaaggttggtattataatattaataatataataaagttcatactgtaaatataaactttttttattatcaatagattccttctcaatatttaataaatagtcgTTAAAGTGTAATTGTAGATTATTCTTTCTTCTAACAACGAATAAGCAGTATTTCCAcaaattttaggtaatttaatttttaaagaaatgaatgtaaaatatttgcttaaaatacaTTCTCTTTTAAGTTGCAGCCattcatattcttatttttatttttagatgtaaaGGCTTTTTTAAACGCACCGTTCAAAATAAAAGAGTGTACACCTGCGTTGCTGAAGGAAACTGTGAAATTACAAAAGCACAGAGAAACAGATGCCAGTACTGCCGATTTCAAAAATGCCTACGCCAAGGAATGGTGCTGGCTGGTAAGTAcaaagttccttttttttcttatcttttgtgTCTCTTTTTACAgcataaatttatctaataacttacatttaaaaagtaaaagaagtttttttacagaaaaaatattagagtGTTATTCAGTTATGATGTGTAGTAAGCAgtaataaaatactgaatatttttaagtaattattcaggatttctatttaattatatttgtaaatgagtttgattttataaaataagatttgtcgaatgactaaatatttaatacgaaattttactttttctgtgATGCCAAAGCAAATAATGAAAGGGTCATTTCAGctaaaaatttcagaatcaaaaccgaaaaaaaaaaatcaacgaattaGAAAGATTTGAATCttcgagatgaattttttttttgtaaaattaatattttcaaaatttttttctttttaagaaaggTGAAAACTATGTTTGAAtgcctatttattttttttatataagagaaACCTGAATGTTGTAGTTCAAATTGTCCGAGAACTCAATCTTTTTAGAAATAcactaaaaaattgaaaatattgaagtaatttcagaatttttttgaattaaaaattgcttagttattattataaaataaattaagtgaaatCAATGTTTgatcaaatataaattctttatatctaCAACTATATTGCTCATTATATAGAATACATTAGGTATTTTCCAATtgcttttgaaagaataaaaagcgCGTTAAAATATATGGGCTTGCAATTGAATGAGCATTTGTGCGGTATTTTTTTTCGTTCACCATAAACGATTTCAGATAAAAATGCACTGAATCcttgttaaagaaatttaaatcaaaaaattgaatcataattagagtaaataaagatgaattttccagaaaacttatttttattttataaatttcttaaatttaataatttatttaatgatggtATCTGAGACTTCACGTCTTCAGTGATCTATgcacttatttattcatttttcgtatttttttaatatttatgtataaaatgtgGCAGAGCCGTTTTTAGAAGTGGAGTAACTGCGGATTTAtgttctttttacattttaaattatagtgaAAAGTTTGAGTAAGGGCATTTATATTTACAGCCCGTGGGAATGAACAACACATATTGAACgtattgttttagatttttttacgATACTAACCCGAAATTAGTCCAGCCCAGTCATTTCACTTGCTAAATATGGCTCTGTTGTTTTAGACTTAGTAGTTCTAAGCTTCATGGAGCCAATTAAAAGGTAAGGgagagtttaaaattaatttatttatttccggTAGAGCAATAGATAAGTTTAAACCAGTGATTGGTTTTTAACGTTTTCCATAGACAATacttagttatttattttcacattttaaagagGTTCTtgggaatttttagaaaatgtattttcacaCTTATGACGACGAGACAAATATTTCATCTCTGAGTaatagaaatttatcttttttatgttaattaataattgtatcaaCTATCACTGGTTTAAATTTGACATCTATTCGCCTGAAAAATTTCGGAAAAGAGCCAGAGGTAagcttatttgttttaaatacaagGGTTATGCAGAGCACTAACTGGGCAGACTAATTTCGGCTTAGTATCTTTGTTTAGCAGGTCAGAACACTGCTAAGtgatatatttcatcattaaaaaatgtacatttaataaaaaaatctagaatctgttcaatgaaagaataaaaagaagaagatgaaaagcaataaataatttttatttgtaggaactactgaatatttatattatttacgtTCAtaccaacaaaatattaatatccaaATTATTGAGCAGAgctaattttatgttattatcgGGAAACTTTACTTAATTCACAATAATTAGCACAGttagtaatgaaatttttctgatttgtGTTATTAACATTCgttcattttttccaaaataaaatttagtagaattttaaaaaaaattctcagataaAATTAGCCaattttctgtgaataaaaaaatcagagaataatattcgtaattttgttaactatttataatttaataatgcacTATCAAACGCAGAATgctgaaatttcagaattttccttaatttcacATCTAAAACCATTCCAGGAccatataatcaaaatattgaaaattttcttttttttttcttgttaaataaattttcattaattcattttatgcctttaatgatgaaataaatcactaaaataatagttattagtTTGtcttaaatttcatctaaatactAATAAATCATAATGGATCATTGCGCGCCACGATTGGTTTTTCTCCCATGACGAtcaaataagtgaataaaaaataaataagcatatcgttaaattttcattaatttttctcatgtgaaaccaaaatttaattttcctatataaacttttctggtttttttttttttttttttccaaatttataaatctatacGAGTCATTGCTAGAGTTCCTTTTGTTGAcgataaagaaagtaaaataaacaaataagcgTTTGCATTGTAGGGATTTTGTTAGTTTGAATTTCCTCAAATcgaaaatgaaatgcatgcaaaTTTTTTATGTCACAGATTGTATAAGGATATTTTATTTCcctaaaaaaacagatttttttcatattagtaggaa encodes the following:
- the LOC129958904 gene encoding hormone receptor 4-like isoform X2 — translated: MILTTWVRTMSLFHDIKLKRRKIDSHCNSDGEINADLNTSSPESLTTDSHARETENGSASGSLTSHTYLSEDGVSVASGSPPQLDVMCQDIPVSRSDRDSSPLHEGQSRKRKEPTPENEHIVNGSVESPQHERRNSVFDGGGERNNVLNMNGREGLDLRRNRRDTEGSSTSPPSFDEHSSPMIRMVGNHYKTPLVMGDIPGAGPGKTMLWSALNGDRVYPRDCTNSSPPNSSIDSIKQVSTPSPVKLSPISGNNLSHACSPHSPLQPSVTIISPPSSMSGTGVPAFPTLYTTSNKSSLLRAVTSYSPNNSNRSDVLMHFAASSSRASYSGRDGSPVGFTRYWPCNGLTNGDSKASATIVSSSPPRPRTDSEALNLTTCGPSSEADTPASSSSSNVVVPYSAVSTLSGATSSLVTSATTVTSATAVTSAVTSINNVGEDEEDDDQPMVCMICEDKATGLHYGIITCEGCKGFFKRTVQNKRVYTCVAEGNCEITKAQRNRCQYCRFQKCLRQGMVLAAVREDRMPGGRNSGAVYNLYKVKYKKHKKSQKNGQIRHIEPSQRSNSSCSSTSGNNINNNSNNTNNNHNMNPNNHIRFAPAAPIEWTNGQILKAALTSPCDILQLRRQLESWMNNARDRQMTPEQAMIIISQLIECDDFEDIAVVTNLDELKEAKSELSDKLCQIGDTIVYKLVQWTKRLPFYLELPVTVHTQLLSHKWHELLVLTTSAYVAIRSNNNNNGPCTSSGYNNGGVPNGAPTRMSNDELQHEVGMGLCALHSVLGAMVDGAISLEQLKVEAGQLVEQLTQLTATFKKLQLCLEEYVCLKVVAMLNQGYQGQREIELIQERYLTALRVFVENRFPQQSGRLGELLNRLPEIQSAGELLLHTKMFFVPLFLNTNFAR
- the LOC129958904 gene encoding hormone receptor 4-like isoform X1, giving the protein MILTTWVRTMSLFHDIKLKRRKIDSHCNSDGEINADLNTSSPESLTTDSHARETENGSASGSLTSHTYLSEDGVSVASGSPPQLDVMCQDIPVSRSDRDSSPLHEGQSRKRKEPTPENEHIVNGSVESPQHERRNSVFDGGGERNNVLNMNGREGLDLRRNRRDTEGSSTSPPSFDEHSSPMIRMVGNHYKTPLVMGDIPGAGPGKTMLWSALNGDRVYPRDCTNSSPPNSSIDSIKQVSTPSPVKLSPISGNNLSHACSPHSPLQPSVTIISPPSSMSGTGVPAFPTLYTTSNKSSLLRAVTSYSPNNSNRSDVLMHFAASSSRASYSGRDGSPVGFTRYWPCNGLTNGDSKASATIVSSSPPRPRTDSEALNLTTCGPSSEADTPASSSSSNVVVPYSAVSTLSGATSSLVTSATTVTSATAVTSAVTSINNVGEDEEDDDQPMVCMICEDKATGLHYGIITCEGCKGFFKRTVQNKRVYTCVAEGNCEITKAQRNRCQYCRFQKCLRQGMVLAAVREDRMPGGRNSGAVYNLYKVKYKKHKKSQKNGQIRHIEPSQRSNSSCSSTSGNNINNNSNNTNNNHNMNPNNHIRFAPAAPIEWTNGQILKAALTSPCDILQLRRQLESWMNNARDRQMTPEQAMIIISQLIECDDFEDIAVVTNLDELKEAKSELSDKLCQIGDTIVYKLVQWTKRLPFYLELPVTVHTQLLSHKWHELLVLTTSAYVAIRSNNNNNGPCTSSGYNNGGVPNGAPTRMSNDELQHEVGMGLCALHSVLGAMVDGAISLEQLKVEAGQLVEQLTQLTATFKKLQLCLEEYVCLKVVAMLNQEGYQGQREIELIQERYLTALRVFVENRFPQQSGRLGELLNRLPEIQSAGELLLHTKMFFVPLFLNTNFAR